A DNA window from Paenibacillus andongensis contains the following coding sequences:
- a CDS encoding glycosyl hydrolase family 18 protein, which produces MKIGKWMLTGTLILSMSVPNAVQAAGTVQSNPDKTTKYRVYQYNHVLMEFAAYGQAEAFAKGFSNSHVEEISTRKWLWNNFPRYQVFQLDASLPEWQFTSLDAAIAEAKKWSYASVRDLQSTGWVWNNYPNFQVYQNEITQDSWKFQTLNEAVAEAKKWGGAHIIDLNSNKWIWDNISSEDKNALRTGELIYKVYQGTFSANNWEFASLEDAINEALKWGNSTVVNKKSQKTVYSNLKVYKVFQNDTFLQDFASLNEAADYARLWGHSSIFMDGHKIWNNYASYQVFQNTALIGEFKTIPEALSYSVQYSNSSVQTLDHRFLWDNFKKLQVWGWNGMAGGDAIKAHVNNTVGLDVDSPSYFELADAAGNLKDQSNADTVKWLQKNGYTVYPLVSNQFNATLTTQFLADSAAQDKFVKDLVDRSVQLGVPGINVDFESLAGTDRNAFTAFIAKLTSYAHLNSLVVSIDLPRGSVKWNHLSAFDHEKLGSLVDYVVIMAYDQFWRGSTSAGSVAGLPWTDGGIQEFLSYGIPRDKIILGIPYYVREWKLDAAGALQSNRTLLMKDIPALLASKSTKQTWDTTYEQYRIEYQEDGFTYVFWLEDEATVKARLDMAKKYDIAGVAAWRLGYDQSDLWKLILQNK; this is translated from the coding sequence ATGAAAATTGGAAAATGGATGCTCACAGGCACCCTGATATTATCAATGAGCGTACCAAATGCTGTTCAGGCAGCAGGTACGGTTCAATCAAATCCGGACAAAACAACGAAATACCGCGTCTATCAATACAATCATGTACTCATGGAATTTGCAGCTTATGGGCAAGCAGAAGCATTTGCAAAGGGCTTTTCGAATAGCCATGTCGAAGAAATAAGCACTCGCAAATGGCTGTGGAACAATTTCCCCCGCTATCAAGTTTTTCAGTTGGATGCATCACTGCCTGAGTGGCAATTTACCTCACTCGACGCAGCCATCGCTGAAGCAAAGAAATGGAGCTACGCAAGTGTACGAGACCTGCAATCTACAGGTTGGGTGTGGAACAACTACCCTAATTTCCAAGTGTACCAAAATGAGATCACACAGGATTCATGGAAGTTTCAAACGCTGAACGAAGCCGTTGCCGAAGCGAAGAAATGGGGCGGCGCCCATATTATTGATTTAAATAGTAATAAGTGGATTTGGGACAATATTTCTAGCGAGGATAAAAATGCACTTCGCACTGGCGAGCTTATTTACAAGGTGTATCAAGGTACATTTTCAGCAAACAATTGGGAATTTGCATCCTTAGAAGACGCTATTAATGAAGCTCTCAAATGGGGAAATTCAACTGTCGTCAATAAAAAATCGCAAAAAACGGTATATAGCAATCTTAAAGTTTATAAAGTATTTCAGAATGACACGTTTCTGCAGGACTTTGCTTCCTTGAATGAAGCAGCAGATTACGCACGCCTTTGGGGACACAGCTCTATCTTCATGGATGGCCACAAAATTTGGAACAACTACGCCTCCTATCAAGTGTTTCAAAATACTGCACTCATTGGCGAATTCAAGACGATTCCCGAAGCATTAAGTTACAGTGTGCAGTATAGTAATTCTTCTGTCCAAACGCTCGATCATCGCTTTCTTTGGGATAACTTCAAAAAGCTGCAAGTATGGGGCTGGAACGGCATGGCCGGTGGTGATGCGATTAAAGCGCATGTAAATAATACAGTCGGACTTGACGTTGATTCTCCGAGCTATTTCGAGCTTGCGGATGCAGCTGGTAATTTGAAGGATCAATCCAATGCCGATACCGTCAAATGGCTCCAAAAGAATGGATACACCGTGTATCCGCTAGTCAGCAACCAATTCAACGCTACTTTGACGACGCAATTTCTTGCGGATAGCGCTGCCCAAGACAAATTCGTGAAAGATTTGGTAGACCGCTCTGTGCAGCTTGGTGTTCCGGGGATCAATGTGGATTTCGAAAGCCTGGCTGGTACGGATCGGAATGCTTTTACTGCCTTCATTGCCAAATTAACTTCTTATGCTCACTTGAACAGCTTAGTAGTATCCATTGACCTGCCGCGTGGAAGTGTCAAATGGAACCATCTTTCTGCATTTGATCATGAGAAGCTGGGAAGTCTGGTTGATTACGTTGTCATCATGGCCTATGATCAATTCTGGCGCGGCAGTACTTCTGCAGGGTCCGTAGCCGGACTTCCTTGGACGGATGGCGGTATTCAGGAATTCCTTTCCTATGGCATTCCGCGGGACAAAATCATTCTAGGTATCCCCTACTATGTGCGTGAATGGAAGCTTGACGCAGCCGGAGCGTTGCAAAGTAATCGAACCTTGCTGATGAAAGACATCCCAGCCTTATTGGCTTCCAAATCAACCAAACAAACTTGGGACACAACCTATGAACAATATCGGATCGAGTACCAAGAGGATGGCTTCACTTATGTGTTCTGGTTGGAAGATGAGGCCACAGTGAAAGCTCGTCTGGACATGGCGAAAAAGTACGACATCGCTGGTGTCGCAGCTTGGCGGCTTGGTTATGATCAATCGGACTTATGGAAATTGATTTTGCAGAATAAATGA
- a CDS encoding efflux RND transporter periplasmic adaptor subunit: MKWYRSKWFIVIVAVSVCAGGSYAYFGGKGKKSKAAAVKEVTVDAKKGNIRFSVSGTAQFEPKDTQTISSTENANIKSINLTRNQAVKAGDVLIELTSTSLESDLQDALLTYEQLEKDLNSLQQQQGLMGVKAPISGKLTYANNIDLGSTINKSTKIATIGDLSTLTVTLPFFVEDASQLHKGDPVDITLDGFMITKTGSIQSISKDPKSDGKGGKLIDIEVVVPNDNSMDAGTNVSGSVTLGGRTVDSQGKSALQYLKVTTILAGTTGSVSVLPFKTGNIVHQGDTIATFVNDTLSDDILTKQSALERQKLKVDAAKDKVDSLKIVAPFDGVFSTDFVNKKNDILSNFRVGSKVTNGTQFGAVASLAKMQLPVQVDELDLPNIKTGMKAEIKVDSYPGRIFPAEVTQISSVGTTTNGVTFYDVVLAAENKDNMLKYGMTATGEILIQDKKDVIYLPPEALQSQKGKRVVSLKKADGTVESEHEVKIGIRSKTQIEITEGLKEGDKVVLPGVVKRQQNLSQDEINRLRQQFQQNGGAGGNGGFGGGAGGAGFQGGAGGAGAGGNGGAGGNGNTGATRTNGGGGNR, from the coding sequence ATGAAATGGTATCGCAGTAAGTGGTTCATTGTGATAGTCGCAGTAAGCGTTTGTGCGGGTGGTTCGTATGCTTACTTCGGTGGGAAAGGGAAGAAATCAAAAGCTGCTGCTGTTAAAGAGGTGACGGTCGATGCCAAAAAAGGGAATATCCGCTTCTCCGTCTCCGGCACGGCACAGTTCGAGCCTAAAGATACACAAACGATTTCATCAACAGAAAATGCGAATATTAAGTCAATCAATTTAACTAGAAACCAAGCGGTTAAAGCTGGAGATGTGCTAATTGAACTAACAAGTACAAGCTTGGAAAGCGATTTGCAAGATGCGCTTTTGACTTATGAGCAGCTTGAGAAAGATCTGAACTCCTTACAGCAGCAGCAAGGATTAATGGGTGTTAAAGCACCTATTTCCGGTAAACTTACATACGCAAATAACATCGATTTAGGGTCTACAATCAATAAATCGACCAAAATTGCTACGATTGGCGATTTAAGTACTTTAACTGTTACACTTCCTTTCTTTGTGGAAGATGCTTCGCAGCTGCATAAGGGAGATCCGGTGGATATTACGTTAGATGGATTTATGATCACAAAAACAGGATCGATTCAAAGTATCTCCAAAGATCCAAAATCGGATGGAAAAGGCGGTAAACTGATCGACATCGAAGTTGTAGTCCCGAATGACAACTCCATGGATGCAGGAACGAATGTGTCGGGTTCGGTTACGCTCGGTGGACGAACTGTCGATTCTCAAGGCAAGAGTGCCCTGCAGTACTTGAAGGTGACGACGATTCTGGCTGGGACAACGGGGAGTGTTTCCGTATTGCCATTTAAAACGGGGAACATAGTACATCAAGGTGATACGATAGCAACCTTCGTGAATGATACATTGTCCGATGATATTTTGACGAAACAGTCTGCTCTTGAACGGCAGAAGCTGAAAGTGGACGCGGCTAAGGACAAGGTGGATTCCCTCAAAATTGTTGCTCCCTTTGATGGCGTATTTTCAACCGACTTTGTGAATAAGAAAAATGACATTTTGAGTAATTTCAGGGTCGGCAGCAAGGTAACCAACGGTACGCAGTTCGGAGCTGTCGCTAGCTTAGCGAAAATGCAGCTGCCGGTGCAAGTGGATGAGCTGGATTTACCTAATATTAAGACGGGGATGAAGGCTGAAATCAAGGTAGATTCTTACCCAGGACGCATATTCCCGGCTGAAGTGACGCAAATCTCTTCTGTGGGAACGACAACGAATGGCGTAACGTTCTATGATGTTGTCCTAGCTGCTGAAAATAAAGACAACATGTTGAAATATGGGATGACGGCAACTGGCGAAATTTTAATTCAAGATAAAAAAGACGTTATTTATTTACCGCCAGAAGCGCTGCAATCACAAAAAGGGAAGCGTGTTGTTTCTTTGAAGAAAGCTGATGGTACGGTTGAAAGTGAACATGAAGTTAAAATAGGGATTCGATCCAAAACGCAAATCGAAATCACTGAAGGTCTTAAAGAAGGCGATAAAGTTGTTCTGCCTGGCGTGGTGAAGAGACAACAGAATTTAAGTCAGGATGAAATTAACCGCTTGAGACAGCAATTCCAGCAAAACGGTGGCGCTGGAGGCAATGGTGGATTTGGTGGTGGTGCAGGTGGTGCTGGGTTCCAAGGCGGAGCTGGTGGAGCAGGTGCAGGCGGTAACGGCGGTGCTGGGGGCAACGGCAATACGGGGGCTACTCGGACAAACGGCGGTGGCGGTAACAGATAA
- a CDS encoding DUF309 domain-containing protein, producing MKLYPEAYIDYLLYFHAQRDYFECHEVMEEFWKEHPGDARSRTYVALIQIAVGMYHIRRGNRSGAVKMLQSAGRNAEAPHVLSLGLNPDKLQELLNQVWSSIERDEFLYTDINLPITDPELIDFCLKECERRGLRWQAPSQMEDELLIQKHTRRDRSEVINERARQHQIRKEKGGAR from the coding sequence ATGAAGCTGTATCCGGAGGCATATATCGATTATTTACTTTATTTCCATGCACAGCGGGATTATTTTGAATGCCATGAAGTCATGGAGGAGTTCTGGAAGGAGCATCCTGGCGATGCACGCAGCAGGACCTATGTCGCACTTATTCAAATTGCAGTAGGTATGTATCATATTCGTAGAGGCAACCGCAGTGGTGCTGTAAAAATGCTGCAAAGCGCGGGCAGGAATGCGGAAGCTCCTCATGTCCTTTCTTTGGGATTAAACCCTGATAAGCTTCAAGAGCTTCTTAACCAGGTTTGGTCTTCTATTGAGCGAGATGAATTCTTGTATACGGATATTAATTTGCCGATTACTGATCCGGAACTTATCGATTTCTGCTTAAAAGAATGTGAAAGAAGAGGGCTGAGATGGCAGGCGCCAAGCCAAATGGAAGACGAACTGCTCATCCAGAAACATACGCGAAGAGATCGTTCAGAGGTAATCAATGAAAGAGCAAGGCAGCATCAGATTCGTAAGGAAAAGGGTGGCGCTAGATGA
- a CDS encoding LysR substrate-binding domain-containing protein, with translation MHRKFWIETFGECPPLLPRVIIPDIRIIKSMLVQGKGVSVMTDDMIKVELFDGALKELWVPTNPITNEVWLAYRTIDHINPTIMKFVERCTNTPLSHKNRSQYVKEKLLPTGTSFTSTTIHY, from the coding sequence ATTCATAGAAAATTCTGGATCGAAACATTCGGAGAATGTCCACCATTGCTTCCACGTGTAATTATACCTGATATCCGTATTATTAAATCCATGTTAGTTCAAGGAAAAGGCGTAAGTGTCATGACTGATGATATGATCAAGGTTGAATTGTTCGATGGCGCTTTGAAGGAATTATGGGTTCCAACTAATCCCATAACGAATGAAGTTTGGTTAGCCTATCGTACCATTGACCACATCAATCCTACTATAATGAAATTTGTAGAGCGTTGCACAAATACTCCTCTCTCTCACAAAAATCGCAGCCAATATGTTAAAGAAAAACTCCTACCGACAGGCACGAGTTTCACTAGCACAACTATTCATTATTAA
- a CDS encoding thioredoxin domain-containing protein yields MTTNIKPNRLITEKSPYLLQHAHNPVEWFPWGEEAFDKAKRENKPIFLSVGYSTCHWCHVMAHESFEDQTVADMLNKDFISIKVDREERPDVDHIYMAVCLAMTGQGGWPLTVFLTPEKKPFFAGTYFPRSRKYNRAGMVEIVAQIAGKWQEDADRFREVGDQVIQETSSRLLEHRTGGELTEETLHEAFLLFDKMFDSEHGGFGSSPKFPTSHNLSFLLRYYQKTGKERAREIVEKTLDAMYRGGMYDHIGFGFSRYSVDEKWLVPHFEKMLYDNALLIMTYIEAYQVTGKEKYAVVAEQIITYVLRDMTDEGGAFYSAEDADSEGEEGKFYVWTPDEVENVLGIEEGDLYSELYDITESGNFEGHNIPNLIGTTMESFAKRKQIPLDELKQRIEVSRVKLFAHRERRIHPGKDDKILTAWNGLMITALSKAARAMDKPAYAEAAAKAADFLLRELRREDGRLLARYRDGEAAFLGYVDDYAFLVWGLIELYETTFELRYLREAVQLNAEMLRLFGDEEKGGLFFYGSDAEQLLTRPKEIYDGAMPSGNGAAALNMQRLAKLTYDAKLSQAADVQLQAFAGAVASYPPGHALTLAALDFAYGEASEIVIAGDPAKQETQHMLRTVQRQYLPNALLILHPPGAAGEEVRKLIPLVQDKLPLGGQATAYVCQNFTCQAPTQDLEELENLSSKH; encoded by the coding sequence ATGACAACGAATATCAAACCTAATAGATTAATCACTGAGAAATCGCCATACTTACTGCAACATGCTCACAATCCTGTGGAATGGTTTCCTTGGGGTGAAGAAGCATTTGACAAAGCGAAACGAGAAAATAAGCCTATTTTCTTATCTGTTGGGTATAGCACTTGTCATTGGTGCCATGTCATGGCACATGAATCATTCGAAGATCAAACGGTCGCGGACATGCTGAACAAAGATTTTATTTCGATAAAAGTGGACCGCGAAGAGCGTCCCGATGTTGATCATATTTACATGGCTGTTTGTCTGGCGATGACAGGGCAAGGAGGTTGGCCGCTTACGGTGTTTTTGACACCTGAGAAGAAGCCTTTCTTCGCAGGGACGTATTTCCCGCGCAGTCGGAAGTACAACCGTGCAGGGATGGTTGAGATTGTTGCGCAGATTGCGGGTAAATGGCAAGAAGATGCTGACCGCTTTCGCGAGGTTGGTGATCAAGTTATTCAAGAGACATCCAGTCGTTTATTAGAGCATCGCACAGGTGGCGAATTAACGGAAGAAACGCTTCATGAAGCTTTCCTGTTATTTGACAAGATGTTTGACTCTGAACATGGCGGATTTGGCAGCTCTCCGAAGTTCCCGACATCACACAATCTATCTTTCCTCCTGAGATATTATCAAAAAACGGGCAAAGAACGTGCGCGTGAGATTGTGGAAAAAACGCTTGATGCTATGTATCGTGGTGGCATGTATGACCACATTGGGTTCGGATTTTCTCGTTATTCGGTGGATGAAAAATGGTTAGTGCCGCATTTTGAAAAGATGCTATACGATAATGCTCTACTAATTATGACTTATATTGAAGCCTATCAAGTGACTGGAAAAGAGAAGTATGCTGTGGTAGCTGAGCAAATTATTACTTACGTTCTTCGCGATATGACGGACGAGGGAGGAGCTTTCTATTCCGCAGAGGATGCGGATTCAGAAGGGGAGGAAGGCAAGTTCTACGTCTGGACGCCGGATGAAGTGGAGAACGTATTAGGCATAGAGGAAGGCGATCTATATTCCGAGCTGTACGATATTACGGAGTCGGGCAATTTTGAGGGGCATAATATCCCGAATTTAATTGGAACGACGATGGAATCTTTTGCGAAGCGTAAGCAAATCCCACTGGATGAGCTGAAGCAGCGGATTGAGGTTTCCCGCGTCAAACTGTTCGCGCATCGCGAACGTCGCATCCATCCGGGCAAGGATGATAAGATTCTGACCGCGTGGAACGGTCTGATGATCACTGCGCTGTCCAAGGCGGCACGCGCCATGGATAAGCCTGCTTACGCGGAGGCAGCCGCGAAAGCCGCGGACTTTCTCCTGCGCGAGCTGCGCCGCGAAGATGGGCGGTTGCTTGCCCGCTATCGCGATGGTGAAGCGGCTTTCCTCGGCTACGTGGACGACTATGCGTTCCTCGTGTGGGGCCTCATCGAGCTGTACGAAACCACGTTCGAGCTGCGTTATCTCCGTGAGGCTGTCCAGCTGAACGCAGAGATGCTTCGCCTCTTCGGAGACGAAGAGAAGGGCGGGCTCTTCTTCTACGGCAGCGATGCCGAGCAGCTGCTCACCCGCCCCAAAGAGATCTACGACGGCGCGATGCCGTCGGGGAACGGAGCAGCCGCGCTGAATATGCAGCGGCTTGCTAAGTTGACCTACGACGCGAAGCTGTCGCAGGCAGCAGATGTGCAGCTCCAGGCGTTCGCCGGAGCTGTCGCGTCTTACCCGCCGGGCCACGCGCTCACGCTGGCCGCGCTCGACTTCGCTTATGGCGAAGCCAGCGAAATCGTCATCGCCGGCGACCCGGCGAAGCAAGAGACACAGCACATGCTGCGCACGGTGCAGCGGCAGTACCTGCCGAATGCGCTGCTGATTCTTCATCCGCCGGGAGCGGCGGGCGAAGAAGTGCGCAAGCTCATTCCGCTTGTGCAAGACAAGCTGCCGCTTGGAGGGCAGGCAACGGCCTACGTGTGCCAGAACTTTACCTGCCAAGCGCCAACGCAGGATCTAGAGGAGCTCGAAAATCTCTCCTCGAAACACTGA
- a CDS encoding response regulator transcription factor, which yields MSSEGKVLVVDDEPNIAEVVRLYLEHSNYEAIILPRGQEVLRTIINEKPNLVLLDIMLPDISGYELCEQIRKMEAPFHQTPIIFLTAKGESIDKLRGFNLGVDDYLVKPFDPNELIARIKAVLRRMIQVPMDLSQAQNSSRKWLEIGNIVIDLEQYRVTVGGKRVELTPKEIELLYFLTSHPSRVFTREDLLGYVWNFDFTGGTRTVDAHVKNLRKKLGQHDMWCIQTLWGIGYSFEVVQHV from the coding sequence ATGAGTTCGGAAGGCAAAGTTCTAGTTGTAGATGACGAACCGAATATTGCTGAAGTCGTCAGATTATATTTGGAGCACTCGAACTATGAGGCGATTATACTGCCGCGAGGGCAGGAAGTGCTTCGTACGATAATAAATGAGAAACCAAACTTGGTTCTACTGGACATCATGCTGCCTGATATATCCGGCTATGAGTTATGTGAGCAAATTCGCAAAATGGAGGCCCCCTTTCATCAAACGCCAATCATTTTCCTTACGGCAAAAGGGGAGTCCATCGATAAGCTGAGAGGCTTTAATCTGGGGGTTGACGATTATTTGGTCAAGCCATTCGATCCGAATGAGCTCATTGCCCGTATTAAGGCCGTGCTGCGCCGCATGATTCAAGTACCTATGGATCTGTCTCAAGCCCAGAATTCATCCCGCAAATGGCTGGAAATCGGCAATATTGTTATCGATCTTGAGCAGTATCGGGTCACAGTCGGTGGGAAACGAGTTGAGCTTACGCCGAAGGAGATTGAACTGTTATATTTCCTAACTAGTCATCCAAGCCGCGTATTTACACGAGAGGATCTTCTTGGTTATGTGTGGAATTTTGATTTTACAGGCGGTACGCGCACGGTTGATGCCCATGTGAAAAACTTGCGAAAAAAACTTGGACAGCATGACATGTGGTGCATCCAGACCCTGTGGGGAATTGGCTACTCTTTTGAGGTGGTTCAGCATGTTTAA
- a CDS encoding AlkZ-related protein: MFQGKISTYEDAVLLINEVGILPLAPLIPNHPSLYDNTLGEQWLTGTDADPWLWRTRLPRDGAAAYGKFIKKKPVLISRELFPWVKAILGSNLSIEVRYQQGLISKDTLVLYQQIREEEGIETRSLRLKARMHGKEMKKPFERSLLELQETMDIVISGAKESRIILDVNSAWKSSSFESTDHWMENVSILQTDIHVELAKKELKNCLTGKCSVEAMGFLNKCFQL; the protein is encoded by the coding sequence ATGTTCCAAGGAAAGATTTCCACATATGAAGATGCTGTTCTGCTAATTAATGAAGTGGGCATTTTACCACTGGCACCACTTATTCCAAATCATCCTTCACTTTATGATAACACTTTGGGAGAGCAATGGTTAACAGGTACTGATGCTGACCCTTGGCTTTGGCGAACCCGTCTTCCCCGTGATGGCGCAGCGGCTTATGGTAAATTCATTAAGAAAAAACCGGTTCTCATTTCACGCGAATTGTTCCCATGGGTTAAAGCCATTCTAGGAAGCAACCTATCTATTGAAGTTCGCTATCAGCAAGGTCTGATTTCGAAGGATACTTTAGTGCTTTATCAACAAATCAGAGAGGAAGAAGGAATCGAAACTAGGTCCTTAAGATTAAAAGCCAGAATGCATGGCAAAGAAATGAAGAAGCCATTCGAACGGTCTCTTTTGGAATTACAAGAAACTATGGATATTGTTATTTCAGGTGCCAAAGAAAGTAGAATTATTTTAGATGTGAATAGCGCGTGGAAGAGTTCCTCATTCGAGTCAACTGACCATTGGATGGAGAACGTCAGCATACTTCAAACTGATATTCATGTGGAGCTTGCCAAGAAGGAACTGAAGAACTGCTTAACAGGGAAATGCAGTGTTGAGGCAATGGGGTTTCTCAATAAATGTTTTCAACTTTGA
- a CDS encoding ABC transporter permease — protein MNNYNVLMKKEFVQMIREFKIIWLPLVFIFLGITQPVVSHYLPSILKALGGAQGITIDPSMAAQQGGEVLASTLAAQFDQLGVIIIAISMMGVLQTDKVNGMLAFILTRPVTVVSYIGGKIIANYLFVVCSVALGYLVSYVYVNLLFTNVNFVDAIIALLFYLLWVLFMVSFTTMISTIFNSQGIIALISIVFLLGCRIVLGLSSITDSLNPASMSKHAMEVLVTGAVNPNVIWDVLVVLIWIALTISVTIFWISSKRFNNE, from the coding sequence ATGAATAATTATAATGTGCTAATGAAAAAAGAGTTTGTGCAAATGATACGTGAATTTAAAATTATTTGGCTGCCGTTAGTATTTATATTTTTAGGAATAACTCAACCCGTTGTTAGTCATTATTTACCCTCCATATTAAAAGCACTCGGTGGAGCACAAGGTATCACAATTGATCCTAGTATGGCTGCTCAACAAGGTGGGGAAGTACTCGCGAGTACTTTAGCTGCTCAATTTGATCAGTTAGGGGTTATCATAATTGCAATTTCAATGATGGGGGTCTTACAGACAGATAAAGTCAACGGGATGTTGGCTTTTATTCTTACAAGACCGGTCACTGTAGTATCGTACATAGGTGGGAAAATCATTGCCAATTACCTATTTGTTGTTTGTTCTGTAGCATTAGGTTACTTGGTTTCGTATGTGTACGTTAATTTGTTGTTTACAAATGTTAACTTTGTGGACGCGATAATCGCTTTGTTGTTTTATTTGTTATGGGTTCTGTTTATGGTGTCCTTCACTACGATGATCAGTACTATTTTTAATAGCCAAGGTATTATTGCATTAATTTCAATTGTATTCTTGCTGGGCTGTAGAATTGTACTTGGTTTGAGTTCAATTACGGATTCTTTGAATCCCGCAAGTATGAGTAAACATGCCATGGAAGTGTTAGTTACAGGAGCAGTCAACCCCAATGTAATATGGGATGTTTTAGTGGTACTTATATGGATTGCACTAACAATTAGTGTAACGATCTTTTGGATTTCTAGTAAAAGATTTAATAATGAATAG
- a CDS encoding DUF1540 domain-containing protein — protein MAKDVLCEVNSCKYWATENKCNASSIYVVSHRGSNQARNSEETDCKTFESKI, from the coding sequence ATGGCTAAAGATGTTCTTTGCGAAGTGAATTCCTGCAAATATTGGGCTACCGAAAACAAATGCAATGCGAGCTCGATTTACGTCGTGAGTCACCGCGGCAGCAACCAAGCTCGTAATTCTGAGGAAACAGATTGTAAGACTTTTGAGTCTAAGATTTAG
- a CDS encoding sensor histidine kinase has protein sequence MFKRWLTGKSNSLYLKIFLSFLATCVLFFAGLFLFWNYYFTDLFYKDKIELMEKRNVEVTRLMNSLQDGTISTRELKYTVRILARSINGQVWLVDDKGNILNGSSDSEGRAIPKQMDALFIDGLHGHSGYGMVGLTAPDGRNVNLFTYHAPYQLNGQPMVIFLQFPAGDISEAISAVRVNILVPLLFSLVAVGFILFIISRKLAGPLQQMNRAALELAHGDFTTRVPVASQDEVGQLAASFNFMVEQLEEWEGTRQEFLTNVSHELRSPLTTLRGLIVAMNDKVIPEEKYSHYLRICDQEVQRLQRLVTDLLDLAQIQNGVDVFRLRPVSIAETLEDSLELLKEPIAMKEINFHLILPEPDRVPSQVQLDPDRFAQIVQNLIYNSLKFTPKGGTLTVALEEQEREVHLYVCDTGEGMTDTELARIWDRFYKADEARTSRSDVKTGTGLGLTIVKHLVTGMNGTIHVRSRVGEGTEFCVTFPRIT, from the coding sequence ATGTTTAAACGGTGGTTGACGGGAAAGAGCAACAGCTTGTATTTGAAAATTTTCCTGTCTTTTCTTGCGACATGTGTGCTGTTTTTTGCTGGTCTATTTCTGTTCTGGAACTACTATTTTACGGATTTATTTTATAAAGATAAGATTGAATTGATGGAGAAGCGTAATGTAGAAGTCACTCGCTTAATGAATTCATTGCAGGATGGGACGATCTCAACCCGCGAGCTGAAATATACGGTACGTATTTTGGCTAGAAGCATTAATGGACAAGTTTGGCTTGTTGACGATAAGGGCAACATTCTGAATGGCTCCTCGGATAGTGAAGGGAGAGCAATTCCTAAGCAGATGGATGCGCTGTTTATTGATGGTCTTCACGGTCATTCCGGCTATGGCATGGTTGGCTTAACGGCACCTGATGGGCGCAACGTAAATTTGTTTACTTATCACGCACCGTACCAACTAAACGGACAACCTATGGTCATTTTCCTTCAGTTTCCTGCTGGAGATATTAGCGAAGCCATTTCCGCTGTGCGTGTTAATATTCTGGTTCCCCTCTTATTTTCACTGGTAGCTGTTGGTTTCATTCTGTTTATTATTTCTCGCAAATTGGCTGGCCCGCTTCAACAGATGAATCGAGCTGCACTCGAGCTCGCGCACGGTGATTTCACTACACGGGTTCCGGTTGCCTCACAGGATGAGGTAGGGCAGCTTGCGGCTAGCTTCAACTTCATGGTAGAGCAGCTGGAGGAATGGGAAGGAACGAGGCAGGAGTTTTTGACGAATGTCTCACATGAACTTCGTTCTCCGCTGACGACTCTTCGCGGCTTAATTGTGGCCATGAATGATAAGGTCATTCCGGAGGAGAAATATTCGCATTACCTGCGTATCTGCGATCAGGAAGTTCAACGGCTTCAGCGTCTTGTGACCGATCTTTTAGATTTGGCGCAGATTCAAAATGGGGTCGATGTGTTCCGACTAAGGCCTGTATCCATCGCAGAAACACTTGAAGATTCGTTGGAGCTGCTGAAAGAGCCGATTGCAATGAAGGAAATAAACTTTCACCTCATTCTTCCTGAGCCTGATAGGGTGCCCTCACAGGTTCAATTAGACCCTGATCGATTTGCCCAAATTGTACAGAATTTAATCTATAATTCGTTGAAGTTCACACCAAAGGGCGGAACGCTAACGGTAGCTCTGGAAGAGCAGGAGCGAGAGGTTCATTTGTATGTTTGTGACACAGGGGAAGGGATGACCGATACCGAGTTAGCACGCATTTGGGATCGTTTCTACAAAGCAGATGAAGCAAGAACTTCACGGTCCGACGTTAAGACAGGAACGGGTCTTGGACTTACGATTGTGAAGCATTTGGTTACTGGTATGAATGGAACGATACATGTTCGCAGTCGGGTAGGCGAAGGGACCGAATTTTGTGTTACTTTTCCTCGTATTACGTAA